The genomic region AATCTTTTATCAGCTGGCTGCCATGATATTTTTTCAGAAAGGCTAAAGATATCCATGCAGTGTTCTCTGTCTTTTTTACAAGACAGCCAAAATTTCTGATTACTGAAAAAGTTCCTGCTCTTTCGCTTTCCAATTTTACAATATATATTTTTTTTGTATTTTGGTTTTCATATTCTTACAGTGCCTTGTCGTAACTCAAAAACTCCATTTCCCCATCCTCACTAAAATTAGGATGATAATAATGGATAATTTCAGGATCAGTTTCCAGTTCATAAAGAAATTTAAAATCCTGGGCACCCTTTGCTTCCAATAGTTCCATTTATTTTCCCCGTTTCTGTATTACCCGTGATTATGACCGCATCCGCATTCATGCCCTTCTTCGCAATCACAGTCTTCATGGTTATGGTCATGACCACACCCGCAGCCTTCGCCATGCTCATGATCATGCTGACTACGCTCGTTCAGGAATCTGTCTACATTCCCCTCTATATTCTTTATCAGAAAATCCAGTTTTTCTCCGCTGTAATTAGACAATGCACTAAATGAAGCTTCCATTAAGTATAATGCACTTATCAATTCCATAGAAAGCTCATGTCCGTTATTATCTGTGAAAATAACATTTCCATATCCGCTTTCATTTGTTACTATTCTGAACGACACTATTTCAAATTCAGTCCCGAATCCTTTTCCATTAACAGGATAAAGCAATTTTAAATTATCTTCATTATTACCTTCATTTCTTTCCATTGACCATACTACGCTAAATAATATGAAGAATACAGCATAATTTATTTCTATTGTATTGTGGAAATAATGCAAAAATTCCGAACTGCTCATTAATTCTTTTATTTTCTCTTGAAATTCCTTGTTTTCTGTCATTTTTTTCTCCTTCTATGATTTTTATTTTATGCGCGTTTTTTTCTTTTAGTACATTAACTATTTTGTTATGTTATTATACTATGAATTTGCAAAAAAATAAAATTTATTTTATTTATGTTAACAAAATCATTTGTATAATAGCTTTTCTACACTTTTGAAATCATTATAAAAAGTATTTTTATCGCAGCTTTGCCATTTTACAAATCTCTTTTTCGTCTGTATTTATATTCTTATCTGATTATGCTACGGAAGCACTTTTACTTATCTTTTTTCCTTCCGGCAAAGACAAAATTAAAAAGCTGCGCCAAAATGTTTTGACACAGCTAATTTATATCTATACTTCACGCTTTAGACTTATATTATACACAAATCTGTCAGCCCTGTAATATCCTATATTATATTCTATTTTTTGCCCGAACTTATCATAAACAAGTCTTTTTCTGCATAATACCGGTATTTTATCATTGATATCAAGTATCTCTTTTAATTCTTCTGTCGGCATCATTGCTGTTACTTCTTCATCTGACACTACTGTAAAAATACCGTAATTCTTTTCCAGATAATCATAAAGCTTTGTAAAATTACCATTTATAAAATCATCATCTTTATCCAGATTTATTCCCGGATTAAAGTAACTCTGGAAGTATATATCTATGCTGTCATTCACACCGCTCTCCCTGTACAGTACAGGCCCTGTGTATTCTTTACTCCTGTCGAGACCGAAAGTCTCCTTTATCTCATCAGGGAATTCTTCCATTACTATCTTTTTATTTATATGCTTTAATTCAGACCCTTGGGAAAACATCTCATCTGTAAAACTATGCCATGAGTTCAAAGTCGTTTTTACTTTCTTTCTGTCAAGATTAACCTTTGTTCCTCTTCCTTTTTCACGAATGATAAGTCCCCGCAGAACCAGACTGTCCATTGCTTTTCTAATTGTATGTCTGCTTACATTCAGCCTTTTCATAAGCTCAAGTTCATTCGGCAGGTAAAACCCTTTATTGTAAGGTTCTTCATTTATAAGCTCAAGTAATATATTCTCTACTTGTTTATAAAGTTTTTCATCAGAATTCTTGTCAACTTCTTTTCTCATAAGTGCATTCCCCCATAAAAATTAGTTAAGGAATAAAATTCTTCCATTCTTTTAGTTTTAATTCCGGATCTGCTACAAACATGAATTGCTCCCTGTCATTTACATACTGCTCATATATGGGAATACCTTTTTCTATCCCAAATTCAGTATAAAGACGAGGTTTTTTTATTTCTAATTCCTGATTATTGTATAATTCATTTTTTATCCAGTTTATTTTATTATTGTATTCCAATATTGGAAAAAATGCAAGTCCCTTGTGTTCTCTTACCTTATCGTAATCAAATCCGTAATCCCTTACACACCACGCCCCAAACACCATATTTTCTTCAGGATTTGCATTAACTGTATAATGAGCCCAATATGGCGGTACTATCACCACATCCCCCTCTGAAGCTTCTACTGCGAAGCATCTTCCCGGATTATCCTCTGCTGTTTCCTGCATGTAAATGATTGCCTTCCCCTGCCATATCTCATATATTTCAGGCGTTGACATTCCGCATGATGCAGATACACTATGGATATGTCCCTGACTTCTCACAGGTTCTTCTCCCAGTTTTCCTTTTGAATATATTACTGCACCATACAAAAGATTTCTCTTTATCAGATCAGCTTTATCAGCTTCATTTCCTACATCCATTGCTATGGAATAAACTATTTCCGGTCCGTCTGTATCTGGGTTTTTCAGGCTTTTTCTTATAGAGTCAAGATCTCTGTTTTCCACTTCCGGCCCGAAAACTCCCGGTTCATAGATAAATCCAAGCGGATTTTCTTTAATTTTTATATTAAATCCCGGCCAAATCATTTTTCCTCCTGACTTTTTTGTAAACAACTAATAAATAAGTGCATTATTGACAGTATATTTATATTTTATTTTATTAATTTTTCTCCGGGTTTCTAAAATATTCCCAGTAAAACTCCTATCACTGCTATTGCCAGAAGTACAAGCATTACTTTTATCGCACTTAATTTTTTCTTTGTCATAAGATAATAAGTAAATAAAACTATTATTAACGGTATTAACTTAGGAAAAATTCCGTCCAGAATACTTTGTATATTTATATCCACACTTCCGTTTTTATATCCCAGTTTTGTGACTACATTCATATAACTTGCAGCGATACCGCCTGTTACAAATACTCCTAATATAGCGAATGCTTCCTTCATTTTTTCTGCTCTTTCGTCAATCAAAAGATTAACTGCATCTGTCCCTAATTTGTACCCTTTCATAAATAAGAAATACGATCCTGTTATTATTAATACATTATACACTACTATATAGAAAATCGGCCCTAAAATATTCCCACCTTGTGCCAGACCCATTCCAATACTCAGCAGTATAGGAATTAACATTCCCGGGATCATAGAATCTCCTATTCCGGCTACCGGCCCCATCATTCCTATCTTTATTCCGTTTATTACTTCTTCGTCCACTGCTTCTCCATTGGCTCTCTTCTCTTCCAGTCCTACTACAATTCCGTTTACTATTGAACCAAGCTGTGGTTCTGTATTATAAAATGTTGACTGTCTTGCCAGAGCTTCTTTTACTTCTTTTTCATTACCGCCGTAAAGTTCTTCAATTACAGGAAGCATAGAATGGCAAAATCCGAAAGATTCCAGTCTTTCATAACTCATTGAGGATAAATTAAACATCATCCAGTCTCTCCAGCTTTTTATAAGCGTTTTTTTACTTAATTTTTTTTCTGCCATTAAAATTCATCCTCCTCATCGTCATTTTGCGTTCTATTATTGTTTGATCCCTGTGCAGCTGACGGTTTATAGTTAAAGTGTATCAATGCAAGCAATACTCCTATCATTGCCAATGCTATCATATTCAGATTCAGGAACGTAATTCCTATGAATCCTACTAAAAAGTATACTAATAAATCATTTCTTTTTACTATCTGTTTAAGAAGAATTGCTATTCCCACTGCCGGAAGCATTCCTCCGAGTACAGTCATCATAGTTATTACTTTATCAGGAATATGATCCAGTATTGTCTGTATATATTGTCCTCCTAAATAAACAGCTATAAATGAAGGTATAAATCTCATAAGAAAAGTGGTAATCTGCGGGTATAATCCGTTTGCCAGCTTCACTCCCCTTATATTCCCGGCCTGTACTGCCTTATCTGCTTTGTTATTCCAATACGAATTAAGCACCATCATAAAGTTAAAGATAACCGTTCCTAATATTCCTATTGTTGCAGCAAGAGTTACTGCTACCTCCGGATCTTTCCCAGACATAATTCCCAGAGCTATTGCAGGATATGCTACGAAATTCAGGTCAGAAGGCATTGTTCCTCCGGGAGTTACAAGTGCTATATATACTGCTTGTACTGCTACTCCTACTATTATTCCTGTTTTTACATCCCCGAGAATAATTCCCACGATTAATCCCGATACCAATGGTCTTGATAATGTATACCATCCTCCTGTGAGACCAAATGCCCAAGGTACGCTCAGCGCCCCGAGATAACAAAATATTCCTATTAAAACTGCCTGTATGAACATATTTTTATCATTCCTTCCATAAAAAAATTTTCTATTTCACTTCTTCCCAATAATATGCTTTTTTATCCGGTATTAACTTAAACTCTATTTTATATTTCTGTGCCAGATAATCAAATGCCTCTTCTTCCTCTTTGGTTACAGCGGCATTTGGTCCTATTGTTCTTGCTCCGTCTTTTAGATGCATAGGGCCTACATTGATTTTATTACCATTATCGTTTCTCAAATCTGCTCCGCCTTCTGTAAGTCTCTGAAAAACAACCGGTGTTTTTGCTATAATAAAATATTTTTTATTACTTTCTATGATTTTAGGCAGTTTTTCTATAGCTGTTTTCACATCAAAAATCCATACTTTTACACCGCTTGGTGCTGCTCCTTTGAACACATTGCTCAAAACAGGGTCCTGAGCTATCTTATCGTCCACCGCTATAATTCCGTCACATGGAAATTCTTTTGACCATGCTGTGACTATCTGCCCGTGTATTACTCTGTCGTCTACTCTTACAAATGATATTGCCATTTTATCCTCCTAAAGTACTAGAATTCATCTTCTTCGTCTAAAATTATTCCTGCTTTTTTTACACTTTCTTTAGCTGTGTTTATTATATTTTCCGCCGCCTCAGCTGCACTGAGGACAGTTTCGGAACTTTCGGCCGCTTCCAAAAGCATTGGGAAATTTACTCCTGTTATTACCTCTGTTTCTATTTTGAACTCCGGATCATAAAAGTAAGTACAGGCTGTATTATATGGTGTCCCGCCTTCAAGATCTGTCAGAACCACAAGTCCGGTAATATCCTGAAAACTGTTTATTAATTCATGAAACTCTTTTTTGAAAGTATCTGCATCAGAATCAGACCTAAGTGATATAATTTTTATATTTTCCGGTAAATCCCCAGCAACCATAGTATATGTATCTTTTAGTCCATAAACAAGATCTCCGTGACTTGCCAATATTATTCCAAGCATTTTTCTCCTTCCCGCCAGCCTGACAAAAGCTGAATCTAATCTGTCAGGCTGTCTGATTTATTTCATAGTTTTTATTTTAACTTTTTGATTTATCTAAGAATCCAGCTCTACACTCTCACAAAAGCTTTTATTGTAGCAATTTCTTTTCCTTCTGATCCGCCATGAGGTCTTATTGTATATTCCCCTATATTCGCAGGAATGATAAATGTTTCGGCATAGTGTACAATATACGGCTCGAATTTATTTTCAGGAGATTCTATTATTGCTTCTTCACCTTCCACCAGATTCAGCATATTTACCAGACCATTAGTATTATGCGTTACTTTTTTGCTGAACCAGTGTCTTCTTGTTTCTATAAATTCTCTGTCATGAAGACCTGTTCTTTCCTCTCTCCAGCCGTCTCCTTCACTTATTTTATCTATTCTGTTTATCAGATTAGCTTCTACCCATTCAGTATTTCTGTTATACTGTATATTTTCTTTTCCGTGTTCTATATGTATTGGTCTCGGAAGTCCGTCTAGTCCCACTCTTCCCCAGTCCCACAGTTTAAATGTGAAAATAAACGGTGTAGCGCTTATTTCGAGAATCATTGCATTTTTCCCCGAGCAGTGTATTGTCCCTGCTGGTATCAGGAAGTGATCATGCTTTTTCGCCGGAAATTTATTTATATATTTTTCATCAGGAAAAGCTCCTTCCCCTCTTTGGGCTTTTCTGAATTCTTCTATTAATTCTTCAGGTTTTACTCCTGTTTTTGTTCCCAGATATACACTTCCGTCATCTCCGCTGTCAAGCATATAATAACTTTCATCCTGTGTATAATGCATTCCAAATTTTGCCTGTATATATTCAGTAAGCGGGTGAACCTGCAAGCTCAGATTTCCTCCGCCCATAGTATCAAGAAAATCAAATCTTATAGGAAATTCAGTTCCGAATCTGGCATGCACTTTATCCCCGAGAAGCTCTACCGGTTTATAGAATACAAGATCAATTGACGGTATTTCCACAACTACATTTCCGTATTTCAATTTCAGGGAATTCTCCTCAGGAACCCCGTCAAAGCACCATGCATATTGTTCCTGACTTTTATCCAGTCCGCAGACTTCTTTCATCCATTGACCGCCCCATACACCCGGATCAAAGAACGGCACAAGTCTGAACGGCTGATTTACAGCCTGTGCAAGTGCTGCCCTGAATGCATCTCCGCTTATCATTTTTGGATCATTTTTTATATTTGTGTCAAGCAGATAGTCCATTTTTCCAAATAACTCTCTTTTATGTCTGTCCAGCACTCTCCATTCTATAAAAAATGCTCTTTTATATTTTTTCAGTACATCTTCGTCAAAGTTTCCTACACCCCAGTTATCCAGTTCTTTTCTACGAAATCTCTGCTGTATTTCCCATCTTGCCATATCAGCATACACCAGAATGTCGCCTTCTATAAGACCGGCACCTATACCATATACCGCTATCAGCCCTTCCGAAGCAGCCTTTATCTCAGTTCTCAGTTCTTCTATCTTTTTCATATCAAAAAACTCTTCTATTGTTCTTACGCTTAAAACACCGAATACTCTGTCTTCAGTTATTTCTCTTTTCAGTTCCACTGACAGCTGTTCTTCCGGAAGTTTATAATCCTCTATATTTATAAGTTTAGAAGCTCCTGTTTTGCTGACAAGATTTTCATATACTTCTTTTTCATCTACTCCGTGATAATAATCCAGTACCATCACTGT from Sebaldella sp. S0638 harbors:
- a CDS encoding PTS sugar transporter subunit IIB, encoding MAISFVRVDDRVIHGQIVTAWSKEFPCDGIIAVDDKIAQDPVLSNVFKGAAPSGVKVWIFDVKTAIEKLPKIIESNKKYFIIAKTPVVFQRLTEGGADLRNDNGNKINVGPMHLKDGARTIGPNAAVTKEEEEAFDYLAQKYKIEFKLIPDKKAYYWEEVK
- a CDS encoding PTS sugar transporter subunit IIA, producing MLGIILASHGDLVYGLKDTYTMVAGDLPENIKIISLRSDSDADTFKKEFHELINSFQDITGLVVLTDLEGGTPYNTACTYFYDPEFKIETEVITGVNFPMLLEAAESSETVLSAAEAAENIINTAKESVKKAGIILDEEDEF
- a CDS encoding GntR family transcriptional regulator, giving the protein MRKEVDKNSDEKLYKQVENILLELINEEPYNKGFYLPNELELMKRLNVSRHTIRKAMDSLVLRGLIIREKGRGTKVNLDRKKVKTTLNSWHSFTDEMFSQGSELKHINKKIVMEEFPDEIKETFGLDRSKEYTGPVLYRESGVNDSIDIYFQSYFNPGINLDKDDDFINGNFTKLYDYLEKNYGIFTVVSDEEVTAMMPTEELKEILDINDKIPVLCRKRLVYDKFGQKIEYNIGYYRADRFVYNISLKREV
- a CDS encoding glucose-6-phosphate isomerase family protein; protein product: MIWPGFNIKIKENPLGFIYEPGVFGPEVENRDLDSIRKSLKNPDTDGPEIVYSIAMDVGNEADKADLIKRNLLYGAVIYSKGKLGEEPVRSQGHIHSVSASCGMSTPEIYEIWQGKAIIYMQETAEDNPGRCFAVEASEGDVVIVPPYWAHYTVNANPEENMVFGAWCVRDYGFDYDKVREHKGLAFFPILEYNNKINWIKNELYNNQELEIKKPRLYTEFGIEKGIPIYEQYVNDREQFMFVADPELKLKEWKNFIP
- a CDS encoding PTS sugar transporter subunit IIC; the protein is MFIQAVLIGIFCYLGALSVPWAFGLTGGWYTLSRPLVSGLIVGIILGDVKTGIIVGVAVQAVYIALVTPGGTMPSDLNFVAYPAIALGIMSGKDPEVAVTLAATIGILGTVIFNFMMVLNSYWNNKADKAVQAGNIRGVKLANGLYPQITTFLMRFIPSFIAVYLGGQYIQTILDHIPDKVITMMTVLGGMLPAVGIAILLKQIVKRNDLLVYFLVGFIGITFLNLNMIALAMIGVLLALIHFNYKPSAAQGSNNNRTQNDDEEDEF
- a CDS encoding mannose-6-phosphate isomerase, which gives rise to MNLPEQKRNYEKNPVIEMKGFENEAFQSYETILGELKKKTENLNKKKTVMVLDYYHGVDEKEVYENLVSKTGASKLINIEDYKLPEEQLSVELKREITEDRVFGVLSVRTIEEFFDMKKIEELRTEIKAASEGLIAVYGIGAGLIEGDILVYADMARWEIQQRFRRKELDNWGVGNFDEDVLKKYKRAFFIEWRVLDRHKRELFGKMDYLLDTNIKNDPKMISGDAFRAALAQAVNQPFRLVPFFDPGVWGGQWMKEVCGLDKSQEQYAWCFDGVPEENSLKLKYGNVVVEIPSIDLVFYKPVELLGDKVHARFGTEFPIRFDFLDTMGGGNLSLQVHPLTEYIQAKFGMHYTQDESYYMLDSGDDGSVYLGTKTGVKPEELIEEFRKAQRGEGAFPDEKYINKFPAKKHDHFLIPAGTIHCSGKNAMILEISATPFIFTFKLWDWGRVGLDGLPRPIHIEHGKENIQYNRNTEWVEANLINRIDKISEGDGWREERTGLHDREFIETRRHWFSKKVTHNTNGLVNMLNLVEGEEAIIESPENKFEPYIVHYAETFIIPANIGEYTIRPHGGSEGKEIATIKAFVRV
- a CDS encoding PTS system mannose/fructose/sorbose family transporter subunit IID, producing the protein MAEKKLSKKTLIKSWRDWMMFNLSSMSYERLESFGFCHSMLPVIEELYGGNEKEVKEALARQSTFYNTEPQLGSIVNGIVVGLEEKRANGEAVDEEVINGIKIGMMGPVAGIGDSMIPGMLIPILLSIGMGLAQGGNILGPIFYIVVYNVLIITGSYFLFMKGYKLGTDAVNLLIDERAEKMKEAFAILGVFVTGGIAASYMNVVTKLGYKNGSVDINIQSILDGIFPKLIPLIIVLFTYYLMTKKKLSAIKVMLVLLAIAVIGVLLGIF